In a single window of the Papaver somniferum cultivar HN1 chromosome 8, ASM357369v1, whole genome shotgun sequence genome:
- the LOC113302564 gene encoding protein SHORTAGE IN CHIASMATA 1-like isoform X2 encodes MRTRFLNIDYFSHSSEKTLKDTINFLPLPVPQISNTFVDTKSQAEAENFCFDSVVDIDFEIETFQIDKPLSFFLNEVLPHRIDVPDRDFLSSNSDSYFDRTNFDEEDQTNSQSQTDLNQFQQRGNEVSGEEKDKGNFKIIPFETPERDFFLEDPVGVFEHGDDLVLPDRVSETEMTLDLRAAIPYPCTLSESIYLVEDITLDFQIDEKKSYVVEDACLIQDRNYPSTRNYPVWEVNEFELEVHPSPSMDDEFHFLLQSIGFQQWTESDKQLAQGDDLMRYIETANLEFLLKPHPLEQAIEPQPAVLDMFLEMDFICRYKSSDIQENLMVTLEVSDVEYFQVITPVHFQEYQILDLNCNQLMEVFFSSQTANQPDTCDSMFSENNPYKQLYESIISHELALVDDSFKSFPIPVLSDDKKRLSPYTTMQEILADLKPHSPSASDGIYLDWHLLLQDRWNSDWNVMEDIDTYSVSSTLDSTDAGFVIFDFVFSEETPDGSLTFQDSEKLKEPFGGFGSTILVEDAGQKPVMSKPGTSEKFPTLSDSMSNFNDLSFFLNPRKSIVKQNTEPAVQDTTSYIYDMQKRSKQEKFEGHVDTVPLKEDSIPVNSYEPASSKANSSFTLPLKEDSIPVISYEPASSKANSSFTLPTSDIPESKKKMPSFSDFIVIVNTQNFDKEMLISRRSSYQKILVMEKRGVQVIEREIDYPVDLILSAAMCLVWYDCKSIGNKAINTTEALSFVPLYVENIATNVLTSLSFAFSDCALVFEGDNRYLTAIMESSDGLYAAAASLGIGLQLFCSYSPELTDEIVMGCIDYNMRLNKGQYPKMPDTETLAESFLTRFPSIHPLSAHAILSSGGILVEFLECSSDHRIQAIEKCHVPNQSVSLFSSLCSFGEHEGSKSGTTDCSSVSPASESNSRLRTETQRKRQKCVSDPQTLDILMDGNFLLEPLIQSDDMNLKPPRVPKPFQSLISSKHQKADESVMSGYQPADTIFGQKQSLNAFSTNNSEWNQIFTSSMNTDLKGEVIDLTESPTVGEDFFSSADTLNFPKVPSRGNDHAIGNSSVARRLSFGLNDFPSSADMNSESDMWASVKNHKRRLEDIDSIVDPLSFNTGRGPFQEQNLSTSSSNANGLFKENNSRYYGSKPFCNAIKSSRHQQGSPWTKEFLSKIKEKSRIHQKSLQCQTILHDHEYPGSREKIAKRKSPSILDFYKYDGGSKPKKTTNQKWQKRLIHQPANVSKNEKASPPGLRSWTPIDKRAKQTLSFTKNGNETQSKLVWGDGDDQLLRKRYRKET; translated from the exons ATGCGTACTCGATTTCTCAACATCGATTACTTCTCTCACTCTTCAGAGAAAACCCTAAAAGATACTATCAATTTCCTTCCGTTACCAGTTCCTCAAATCTCTAATACCTTTGTTGATACAAAATCACAAGCAGAAGCAGAAAATTTCTGTTTCGATTCTGTTGTAGATATCGATTTTGAAATTGAAACATTTCAAATCGATAAACCTCTTTCATTCTTCTTAAATGAAGTTCTTCCTCACCGTATTGATGTTCCAGATAGAGATTTTCTTAGTAGTAACTCAGATTCTTACTTCGACAGAAcaaattttgacgaagaagaccAAACAAATTCCCAATCTCAAACTGATCTAAATCAATTTCAGCAG AGAGGAAATGAGGTCTCTGGTGAAGAAAAGGATAAAGGAAACTTTAAAATTATTCCGTTTGAGACTCCGGAGCGGGATTTCTTCTTG GAAGATCCTGTTGGTGTTTTCGAACATGGGGATGATTTAGTTCTCCCTGATCGTGTCTCAGAGACGGAAATGACTCTG GACCTTCGCGCCGCAATTCCGTACCCTTGCACACTGTCAGAGTCCATCTATTTGGTCGAAGACATAACCCTAGACTTCCAAATAGATGAGAAAAAGTCTTATGTTGTTGAAGATGCTTGTCTTATTCAGGACAGAAATTATCCCTCTACTAGAAATTATCCGGTTTGGGAAGTGAATGAGTTTGAATTGGAAGTTCACCCAAGTCCATCCATGGACGATGAATTTCATTTTCTGCTACAAAGCATTGGATTCCAACAGTGGACCGAGAGCGATAAACAACTTGCTCAGGGAGACGACCTTATGAGATATATTGAAACTGCAAATCTGGAGTTTTTATTAAAACCTCATCCTCTGGAGCAAGCTATAGAACCTCAGCCAGCAGTTCTTGACATGTTCTTAGAAATGGACTTTATATGCCGATACAAAAGCTCAGATATTCAAGAGAATCTAATGGTAACTCTGGAAGTATCGGATGTTGAATATTTCCAAGTAATAACCCCAGTTCATTTTCAGGAGTATCAAATCCTTGATTTGAACTGTAATCAGTTGATGGAAGTCTTTTTCAGCTCACAAACAGCAAACCAACCAGATACTTGTGACAGCATGTTTAGCGAAAATAATCCCTATAAACAGCTTTACGAATCAATTATTAGTCATGAGCTTGCTCTGGTGGATGATTCATTCAAATCCTTCCCTATACCTGTTCTCTCTGATGACAAAAAGAGACTCTCACCCTACACTACTATGCAAGAAATTTTAGCTGACTTGAAGCCACACAGCCCATCTGCTTCTGACGGGATCTATTTAGATTGGCATCTTTTGCTGCAAGATAGATGGAACAGTGATTGGAATGTAATGGAGGATATAGATACTTACAGCGTCAGTTCCACACTCGACTCAACAGATGCTGGatttgtgatatttgactttgTTTTCAGTGAAGAAACTCCAGATGGGTCGTTAACTTTTCAAGACTCTGAGAAACTCAAGGAGCCTTTTGGTGGCTTTGGTTCTACTATTTTGGTGGAAGATGCAGGTCAAAAGCCTGTGATGAGTAAACCTGGGACCAGTGAGAAGTTTCCAACCCTGTCTGATTCCATGTCAAATTTCAATGATCTCAGTTTTTTCTTGAATCCTCGGAAATCCATTGTTAAGCAGAACACTGAGCCTGCTGTACAAGACACAACTTCATATATATATGATATGCAGAAAAGAAGTAAACAGGAG AAGTTTGAAGGTCATGTGGATACTGTGCCATTGAAGGAGGACAGCATTCCTGTAAATTCTTATGAGCCTGCGAGTAGTAAAGCTAATAGCAGCTTCACGCTGCCATTGAAGGAGGACAGCATTCCTGTAATTTCTTATGAGCCTGCGAGTAGTAAAGCTAATAGCAGCTTCACGCTGCCAACTTCTGACATTCCAGAATCAAAGAAAAAGATGCCTTCATTTTCTGACTTTATTGTTATAGTGAACACTCAGAACTTTGATAAAGAAATGCTCATATCAAGGAGAAGTTCATACCAGAAGATCCTTGTAATGGAGAAGAGAGGAGTCCAAGTTATTGAGCGCGAGATTGATTATCCCGTGGATCTTATTCTCAGTGCTGCAATGTGCTTAGTATGGTATGACTGCAAAAGCATTGGAAACAAAGCAATAAACACAACTGAAGCTTTGTCATTTGTGCCTCTATATGTTGAAAACATTGCAACAAATGTTTTGACATCCCTGAGTTTTGCTTTCAGCGACTGTGCTCTG GTCTTTGAGGGAGACAATAGGTACCTTACAGCCATAATGGAATCATCAGATGGACTTTATGCTGCTGCAGCTAGTCTGGGAATAGGTTTACAGCTATTCTGCTCATATTCACCTGAGCTAACTGATGAAATAGTCATGGGCTGCATAGATTATAACATGAGGTTAAATAAAGGTCAATATCCAAAAATGCCTGATACAGAAACCCTGGCAGAATCATTTCTTACCAGGTTTCCTTCTATTCATCCTCTCTCAGCTCATGCGATACTGTCTTCTGGGGGCATTCTTGTTGAGTTTCTTGAATGCTCATCTGACCACAGAATTCAGGCGATTGAGAAGTGTCACGTTCCAAACCAAAGTGTTTCTCTGTTCAGTTCTTTATGTAGTTTTGGAGAGCATGAAGGATCTAAATCAGGTACTACAGATTGCTCTTCAGTGTCTCCTGCTTCGGAATCAAACAGTAGATTGAGAACTGAGACACAGAGGAAGAGGCAAAAATGCGTTTCAGATCCCCAAACACTCGACATACTAATGGATGGAAACTTTCTTCTTGAGCCATTAATCCAATCCGATGACATGAACCTGAAACCTCCTCGGGTTCCGAAACCATTTCAGTCATTGATATCATCCAAACACCAGAAAGCGGATGAAAGTGTCATGTCAGGGTATCAACCAGCTGATACAATATTTGgccagaaacagagtttgaatgCTTTTTCAACGAACAACTCCGAGTGGAATCAGATTTTTACATCTTCTATGAACACGGACTTAAAAGGTGAAGTCATCGACCTCACAGAAAGTCCTACGGTGGGTGAAGATTTCTTCTCTTCTGCAGACACTCTAAATTTTCCGAAGGTTCCATCAAGAGGAAATGATCATGCAATTGGAAATTCAAGTGTTGCAAGAAGATTATCATTTGGTTTAAATGATTTCCCAAGCTCTGCGGATATGAATTCTGAGTCAGATATGTGGGCTTCTGTGAAGAATCACAAAAGAAGATTGGAGGATATAGATTCCATCGTGGATCCATTATCATTTAACACAGGAAGAGGACCTTTTCAGGAGCAAAACTTATCTACGTCAAGTAGCAACGCTAACGGATTATTCAAAGAGAATAACTCAAGATATTATGGCTCCAAACCGTTTTGTAATGCGATTAAGTCATcgcggcatcaacaaggatcacCTTGGACAAAAGAATTTCTAAGCAAAATAAAGGAGAAGAGCAGGATACACCAGAAGTCTCTACAGTGCCAAACTATTTTGCATGATCATGAATATCCTGGTAGCAGGGAGAAAATTGCCAAGAGAAAAAGTCCATCTATTTTGGACTTCTATAAGTATGATGGAGGCAGCAAACCGAAGAAAACTACCAACCAAAAGTGGCAGAAACGATTAATTCACCAACCTGCAAATGTGTCGAAGAACGAAAAAGCTTCACCTCCTGGATTACGATCATGGACTCCCATCGACAAAAGAGCGAAACAG ACTCTATCTTTTACAAAGAATGGAAATGAAACTCAAAGTAAACTGGTTTGGGGTGATGGAGACGACCAACTTCTAAGAAAACGATACCGAAAAGAAACATAA
- the LOC113302564 gene encoding protein SHORTAGE IN CHIASMATA 1-like isoform X1 produces MRTRFLNIDYFSHSSEKTLKDTINFLPLPVPQISNTFVDTKSQAEAENFCFDSVVDIDFEIETFQIDKPLSFFLNEVLPHRIDVPDRDFLSSNSDSYFDRTNFDEEDQTNSQSQTDLNQFQQRGNEVSGEEKDKGNFKIIPFETPERDFFLEDPVGVFEHGDDLVLPDRVSETEMTLDLRAAIPYPCTLSESIYLVEDITLDFQIDEKKSYVVEDACLIQDRNYPSTRNYPVWEVNEFELEVHPSPSMDDEFHFLLQSIGFQQWTESDKQLAQGDDLMRYIETANLEFLLKPHPLEQAIEPQPAVLDMFLEMDFICRYKSSDIQENLMVTLEVSDVEYFQVITPVHFQEYQILDLNCNQLMEVFFSSQTANQPDTCDSMFSENNPYKQLYESIISHELALVDDSFKSFPIPVLSDDKKRLSPYTTMQEILADLKPHSPSASDGIYLDWHLLLQDRWNSDWNVMEDIDTYSVSSTLDSTDAGFVIFDFVFSEETPDGSLTFQDSEKLKEPFGGFGSTILVEDAGQKPVMSKPGTSEKFPTLSDSMSNFNDLSFFLNPRKSIVKQNTEPAVQDTTSYIYDMQKRSKQEEGNIRLMPFQNVDDNVQKFEGHVDTVPLKEDSIPVNSYEPASSKANSSFTLPLKEDSIPVISYEPASSKANSSFTLPTSDIPESKKKMPSFSDFIVIVNTQNFDKEMLISRRSSYQKILVMEKRGVQVIEREIDYPVDLILSAAMCLVWYDCKSIGNKAINTTEALSFVPLYVENIATNVLTSLSFAFSDCALVFEGDNRYLTAIMESSDGLYAAAASLGIGLQLFCSYSPELTDEIVMGCIDYNMRLNKGQYPKMPDTETLAESFLTRFPSIHPLSAHAILSSGGILVEFLECSSDHRIQAIEKCHVPNQSVSLFSSLCSFGEHEGSKSGTTDCSSVSPASESNSRLRTETQRKRQKCVSDPQTLDILMDGNFLLEPLIQSDDMNLKPPRVPKPFQSLISSKHQKADESVMSGYQPADTIFGQKQSLNAFSTNNSEWNQIFTSSMNTDLKGEVIDLTESPTVGEDFFSSADTLNFPKVPSRGNDHAIGNSSVARRLSFGLNDFPSSADMNSESDMWASVKNHKRRLEDIDSIVDPLSFNTGRGPFQEQNLSTSSSNANGLFKENNSRYYGSKPFCNAIKSSRHQQGSPWTKEFLSKIKEKSRIHQKSLQCQTILHDHEYPGSREKIAKRKSPSILDFYKYDGGSKPKKTTNQKWQKRLIHQPANVSKNEKASPPGLRSWTPIDKRAKQTLSFTKNGNETQSKLVWGDGDDQLLRKRYRKET; encoded by the exons ATGCGTACTCGATTTCTCAACATCGATTACTTCTCTCACTCTTCAGAGAAAACCCTAAAAGATACTATCAATTTCCTTCCGTTACCAGTTCCTCAAATCTCTAATACCTTTGTTGATACAAAATCACAAGCAGAAGCAGAAAATTTCTGTTTCGATTCTGTTGTAGATATCGATTTTGAAATTGAAACATTTCAAATCGATAAACCTCTTTCATTCTTCTTAAATGAAGTTCTTCCTCACCGTATTGATGTTCCAGATAGAGATTTTCTTAGTAGTAACTCAGATTCTTACTTCGACAGAAcaaattttgacgaagaagaccAAACAAATTCCCAATCTCAAACTGATCTAAATCAATTTCAGCAG AGAGGAAATGAGGTCTCTGGTGAAGAAAAGGATAAAGGAAACTTTAAAATTATTCCGTTTGAGACTCCGGAGCGGGATTTCTTCTTG GAAGATCCTGTTGGTGTTTTCGAACATGGGGATGATTTAGTTCTCCCTGATCGTGTCTCAGAGACGGAAATGACTCTG GACCTTCGCGCCGCAATTCCGTACCCTTGCACACTGTCAGAGTCCATCTATTTGGTCGAAGACATAACCCTAGACTTCCAAATAGATGAGAAAAAGTCTTATGTTGTTGAAGATGCTTGTCTTATTCAGGACAGAAATTATCCCTCTACTAGAAATTATCCGGTTTGGGAAGTGAATGAGTTTGAATTGGAAGTTCACCCAAGTCCATCCATGGACGATGAATTTCATTTTCTGCTACAAAGCATTGGATTCCAACAGTGGACCGAGAGCGATAAACAACTTGCTCAGGGAGACGACCTTATGAGATATATTGAAACTGCAAATCTGGAGTTTTTATTAAAACCTCATCCTCTGGAGCAAGCTATAGAACCTCAGCCAGCAGTTCTTGACATGTTCTTAGAAATGGACTTTATATGCCGATACAAAAGCTCAGATATTCAAGAGAATCTAATGGTAACTCTGGAAGTATCGGATGTTGAATATTTCCAAGTAATAACCCCAGTTCATTTTCAGGAGTATCAAATCCTTGATTTGAACTGTAATCAGTTGATGGAAGTCTTTTTCAGCTCACAAACAGCAAACCAACCAGATACTTGTGACAGCATGTTTAGCGAAAATAATCCCTATAAACAGCTTTACGAATCAATTATTAGTCATGAGCTTGCTCTGGTGGATGATTCATTCAAATCCTTCCCTATACCTGTTCTCTCTGATGACAAAAAGAGACTCTCACCCTACACTACTATGCAAGAAATTTTAGCTGACTTGAAGCCACACAGCCCATCTGCTTCTGACGGGATCTATTTAGATTGGCATCTTTTGCTGCAAGATAGATGGAACAGTGATTGGAATGTAATGGAGGATATAGATACTTACAGCGTCAGTTCCACACTCGACTCAACAGATGCTGGatttgtgatatttgactttgTTTTCAGTGAAGAAACTCCAGATGGGTCGTTAACTTTTCAAGACTCTGAGAAACTCAAGGAGCCTTTTGGTGGCTTTGGTTCTACTATTTTGGTGGAAGATGCAGGTCAAAAGCCTGTGATGAGTAAACCTGGGACCAGTGAGAAGTTTCCAACCCTGTCTGATTCCATGTCAAATTTCAATGATCTCAGTTTTTTCTTGAATCCTCGGAAATCCATTGTTAAGCAGAACACTGAGCCTGCTGTACAAGACACAACTTCATATATATATGATATGCAGAAAAGAAGTAAACAGGAG GAAGGGAACATTCGATTAATGCCATTTCAAAATGTGGATGACAATGTGCAGAAGTTTGAAGGTCATGTGGATACTGTGCCATTGAAGGAGGACAGCATTCCTGTAAATTCTTATGAGCCTGCGAGTAGTAAAGCTAATAGCAGCTTCACGCTGCCATTGAAGGAGGACAGCATTCCTGTAATTTCTTATGAGCCTGCGAGTAGTAAAGCTAATAGCAGCTTCACGCTGCCAACTTCTGACATTCCAGAATCAAAGAAAAAGATGCCTTCATTTTCTGACTTTATTGTTATAGTGAACACTCAGAACTTTGATAAAGAAATGCTCATATCAAGGAGAAGTTCATACCAGAAGATCCTTGTAATGGAGAAGAGAGGAGTCCAAGTTATTGAGCGCGAGATTGATTATCCCGTGGATCTTATTCTCAGTGCTGCAATGTGCTTAGTATGGTATGACTGCAAAAGCATTGGAAACAAAGCAATAAACACAACTGAAGCTTTGTCATTTGTGCCTCTATATGTTGAAAACATTGCAACAAATGTTTTGACATCCCTGAGTTTTGCTTTCAGCGACTGTGCTCTG GTCTTTGAGGGAGACAATAGGTACCTTACAGCCATAATGGAATCATCAGATGGACTTTATGCTGCTGCAGCTAGTCTGGGAATAGGTTTACAGCTATTCTGCTCATATTCACCTGAGCTAACTGATGAAATAGTCATGGGCTGCATAGATTATAACATGAGGTTAAATAAAGGTCAATATCCAAAAATGCCTGATACAGAAACCCTGGCAGAATCATTTCTTACCAGGTTTCCTTCTATTCATCCTCTCTCAGCTCATGCGATACTGTCTTCTGGGGGCATTCTTGTTGAGTTTCTTGAATGCTCATCTGACCACAGAATTCAGGCGATTGAGAAGTGTCACGTTCCAAACCAAAGTGTTTCTCTGTTCAGTTCTTTATGTAGTTTTGGAGAGCATGAAGGATCTAAATCAGGTACTACAGATTGCTCTTCAGTGTCTCCTGCTTCGGAATCAAACAGTAGATTGAGAACTGAGACACAGAGGAAGAGGCAAAAATGCGTTTCAGATCCCCAAACACTCGACATACTAATGGATGGAAACTTTCTTCTTGAGCCATTAATCCAATCCGATGACATGAACCTGAAACCTCCTCGGGTTCCGAAACCATTTCAGTCATTGATATCATCCAAACACCAGAAAGCGGATGAAAGTGTCATGTCAGGGTATCAACCAGCTGATACAATATTTGgccagaaacagagtttgaatgCTTTTTCAACGAACAACTCCGAGTGGAATCAGATTTTTACATCTTCTATGAACACGGACTTAAAAGGTGAAGTCATCGACCTCACAGAAAGTCCTACGGTGGGTGAAGATTTCTTCTCTTCTGCAGACACTCTAAATTTTCCGAAGGTTCCATCAAGAGGAAATGATCATGCAATTGGAAATTCAAGTGTTGCAAGAAGATTATCATTTGGTTTAAATGATTTCCCAAGCTCTGCGGATATGAATTCTGAGTCAGATATGTGGGCTTCTGTGAAGAATCACAAAAGAAGATTGGAGGATATAGATTCCATCGTGGATCCATTATCATTTAACACAGGAAGAGGACCTTTTCAGGAGCAAAACTTATCTACGTCAAGTAGCAACGCTAACGGATTATTCAAAGAGAATAACTCAAGATATTATGGCTCCAAACCGTTTTGTAATGCGATTAAGTCATcgcggcatcaacaaggatcacCTTGGACAAAAGAATTTCTAAGCAAAATAAAGGAGAAGAGCAGGATACACCAGAAGTCTCTACAGTGCCAAACTATTTTGCATGATCATGAATATCCTGGTAGCAGGGAGAAAATTGCCAAGAGAAAAAGTCCATCTATTTTGGACTTCTATAAGTATGATGGAGGCAGCAAACCGAAGAAAACTACCAACCAAAAGTGGCAGAAACGATTAATTCACCAACCTGCAAATGTGTCGAAGAACGAAAAAGCTTCACCTCCTGGATTACGATCATGGACTCCCATCGACAAAAGAGCGAAACAG ACTCTATCTTTTACAAAGAATGGAAATGAAACTCAAAGTAAACTGGTTTGGGGTGATGGAGACGACCAACTTCTAAGAAAACGATACCGAAAAGAAACATAA